A genomic region of Microlunatus sagamiharensis contains the following coding sequences:
- a CDS encoding cysteine hydrolase family protein → MPLPSFDPRRTAVVTIDMHRGHLDPEVATMPLPAEAAARVTAANAVLVRAARARQVPVVHVVTGYHAVSEIASNPWWAAVAGTDATRANVLNHQLPGSPGLQVMPDLLDASDVVVIGKKRYDCFAATDLDHVLRSRSVQTLLLTGVNTNSCVLATTVAANTRDYAAVVVEECVDTMDRSLHDAALRVIGTAFGWVAGLDETVAAL, encoded by the coding sequence ATGCCCCTCCCCTCGTTCGACCCGCGCCGTACGGCGGTCGTCACCATCGACATGCACCGCGGCCACCTCGACCCCGAGGTCGCGACCATGCCGCTGCCCGCGGAGGCCGCCGCCCGGGTGACCGCGGCGAACGCCGTGCTCGTCCGAGCCGCCCGAGCCCGGCAGGTCCCGGTCGTCCACGTCGTCACCGGTTACCACGCGGTGTCCGAGATCGCCTCGAACCCGTGGTGGGCTGCCGTCGCCGGGACCGACGCCACCCGGGCGAACGTCCTGAACCACCAGCTTCCCGGCAGCCCGGGGCTGCAGGTCATGCCCGACCTGCTCGACGCCTCCGACGTCGTCGTCATCGGCAAGAAGCGCTACGACTGCTTCGCCGCCACCGACCTCGACCACGTGCTGCGCTCGCGCAGCGTGCAGACGCTCCTGCTGACCGGGGTCAACACCAACAGCTGCGTGCTGGCGACGACGGTCGCGGCGAACACCCGCGACTACGCGGCCGTCGTCGTCGAGGAGTGCGTCGACACCATGGACCGCTCCCTGCACGACGCCGCCCTCCGGGTCATCGGCACCGCGTTCGGCTGGGTCGCGGGCCTCGACGAGACGGTCGCCGCCCTGTGA
- a CDS encoding MFS transporter, translating to MSSTDATTTPAPERAGLARLPVGVALITFAVLGLSYIVNAADRQVFPVLLPAIRNEYGFSLGEGGLLSTIFTLGIGLAGVPGAYLLNRFSRRFVIVLGIAIFSVFTALTAVSVGLVDMFAYRALSGVGEAIQNAALFAAVGAYFFKRRALAIGSLNFCYGVGAFLGPRLGAQFGSGMGWRAPFFIYAIAGAVIALVVVLVVSKRFTEQLESLGGSRAGNADHVPAKVYNRNVIVLMVVAATAGVSLYGYLGLYPTFLQSQLGFTVVQAGSAAGMFGLGALMGIPAGLLGDRFNQRWILLASLVAASIVGFLLFHGPTTPGWQSLLSFLTGATGSGLLFTNTYSAMQRAVRPDKVGQVSGAFVTSWYLPSALAGYLFALLQGSLGWGGASLVQLSLVPVIGIVALLFLDTSRMTTAKVGAGHH from the coding sequence ATGAGCAGCACCGACGCCACCACGACACCTGCCCCGGAGCGGGCGGGCCTCGCCCGCCTCCCGGTCGGGGTCGCCCTGATCACGTTCGCCGTGCTGGGCCTCTCCTACATCGTCAATGCGGCCGACCGGCAGGTCTTCCCCGTGCTGCTGCCGGCGATCCGCAACGAGTACGGCTTCTCGCTCGGCGAGGGCGGGCTGCTCTCGACGATCTTCACCCTCGGCATCGGCCTCGCCGGCGTCCCGGGCGCCTACCTGCTGAACCGCTTCTCCCGGCGCTTCGTCATCGTCCTGGGGATCGCGATCTTCTCGGTCTTCACCGCACTGACGGCCGTGTCGGTGGGCCTCGTCGACATGTTCGCTTACCGCGCCCTGTCCGGCGTCGGGGAGGCGATCCAGAACGCGGCGCTCTTCGCGGCGGTCGGCGCGTACTTCTTCAAGCGCCGCGCACTCGCGATCGGCTCGCTGAACTTCTGCTACGGCGTCGGCGCCTTCCTCGGCCCGCGCCTCGGCGCGCAGTTCGGCTCGGGCATGGGCTGGCGGGCGCCGTTCTTCATCTACGCCATCGCCGGCGCCGTCATCGCACTCGTCGTCGTCCTCGTGGTCAGCAAGCGCTTCACCGAGCAGCTCGAGTCGCTGGGCGGTTCGCGGGCCGGGAACGCCGACCACGTGCCGGCCAAGGTCTACAACCGCAACGTCATCGTGCTCATGGTGGTCGCCGCGACGGCCGGCGTCTCCCTGTACGGCTACCTCGGTCTCTACCCGACCTTCCTGCAGAGCCAGCTCGGCTTCACCGTCGTCCAGGCGGGCAGCGCGGCCGGCATGTTCGGGCTCGGCGCGCTGATGGGCATCCCGGCCGGCCTGCTCGGCGACCGCTTCAACCAGCGCTGGATCCTGCTCGCCTCGCTGGTCGCCGCCAGCATCGTCGGCTTCCTGCTCTTCCACGGCCCGACGACGCCCGGCTGGCAGTCGCTGCTGTCCTTCCTGACCGGCGCCACCGGCAGCGGCCTGCTCTTCACCAACACGTACTCGGCGATGCAGCGGGCGGTCCGCCCCGACAAGGTCGGTCAGGTCTCCGGTGCCTTCGTCACCTCCTGGTACCTGCCCTCGGCCCTGGCCGGCTACCTCTTCGCCCTCCTGCAGGGCTCGCTCGGCTGGGGCGGCGCGAGCCTCGTCCAGCTCTCGCTCGTGCCCGTCATCGGCATCGTCGCGCTGCTCTTCCTCGACACCAGCCGCATGACGACGGCCAAGGTCGGCGCCGGGCACCACTGA
- a CDS encoding asparaginase domain-containing protein, with protein MLDAVADGRAEVLDEHRVGGPVVSAVRVAVASLGGTITMTSSRDDGQGVVPSLGAADLLRSVPALAQVEVEATTLATVPGASLGVDDLAGVLRWARDAVDAGAAGAVVVQGTDTIEETAYLLDLYWDRDEPLVVTGAMRAAQAPGADGPANLSAAVLTAAGATSRARGVLVVMADAVHAAVRVRKTRSSGPDVFRSPSSGPLGHVEEGSTFFTGPPSRDAPLAAGLPGALGRVPVLETYLGDEGELLRLVDGAGWDGVVVGGFGVGHVSAGLASVVEDVAARRPVVVASRTGSGPTYTSTYGFVGSEADLLRRGAVLAGWLDPRKARTLLACLAGAGATTAEVAEEFRRRGGRVQVSAVVRG; from the coding sequence GTGCTGGACGCCGTCGCCGACGGACGGGCCGAGGTGCTCGACGAGCACCGGGTCGGAGGGCCGGTGGTGAGCGCCGTCCGTGTGGCCGTGGCCTCGCTCGGCGGGACGATCACCATGACGTCGTCACGCGACGACGGGCAGGGCGTCGTCCCGTCGCTGGGCGCCGCCGACCTACTCCGCTCGGTGCCTGCCCTGGCGCAGGTCGAGGTGGAGGCGACCACCCTCGCCACCGTGCCGGGTGCCTCGCTCGGCGTCGACGACCTGGCCGGGGTCCTGCGCTGGGCCCGGGACGCGGTCGACGCCGGTGCCGCCGGGGCCGTCGTCGTGCAGGGCACGGACACCATCGAGGAGACCGCCTACCTCCTCGACCTCTACTGGGACCGCGACGAGCCGCTGGTGGTCACCGGGGCCATGCGCGCGGCCCAGGCCCCGGGGGCCGACGGTCCTGCGAACCTGTCGGCCGCCGTGCTGACCGCAGCCGGCGCCACCTCGCGCGCCCGCGGCGTGCTGGTCGTGATGGCCGACGCGGTCCACGCGGCGGTGAGGGTCCGCAAGACGCGCTCGAGCGGGCCTGACGTGTTCCGGTCGCCGTCCTCGGGGCCGCTCGGCCACGTCGAGGAGGGCAGCACCTTCTTCACCGGGCCCCCCTCTCGCGACGCCCCGCTGGCGGCCGGGCTGCCCGGGGCGCTCGGACGCGTACCCGTGCTCGAGACCTACCTCGGCGACGAGGGGGAGCTCCTGCGCCTGGTCGACGGCGCCGGCTGGGACGGCGTCGTCGTCGGCGGGTTCGGGGTGGGGCACGTCTCGGCGGGACTGGCCTCCGTCGTCGAGGACGTCGCCGCGCGTCGTCCCGTCGTCGTCGCCAGCCGGACGGGGTCGGGTCCGACGTACACGTCGACGTACGGGTTCGTGGGCTCGGAGGCCGACCTGCTCCGGCGGGGGGCCGTCCTCGCCGGGTGGCTCGACCCACGCAAGGCGCGGACGCTGCTCGCCTGCCTCGCCGGAGCGGGGGCGACGACGGCCGAGGTGGCCGAGGAGTTCCGGCGCCGCGGTGGGCGGGTGCAGGTCAGCGCCGTCGTGCGTGGCTAG
- a CDS encoding aldehyde dehydrogenase family protein — MSTPDLLLRIDGVERPGADGETFAVTDPFSGEEVARVAVATPADVDDAVTAARRAFDDRRWRGVPARERARVLNRAAGLLADRIDELAALETRQIGRPLREMRAQLRRLPEWLEYFGAVAQTAEGTVPDFGADHLNVVRRVPLGVAGLITPWNHPLLITMKKLSVALAAGNSVVLKPSELGPVVPALLVGLLEDAGLPAGVANVVHGFGAVTGRALSEHPGLAKVDVTGGTETGRAIAAHAGRSLIPVTAELGGKAPVVVFDDVDLDAAVGGALFASFVATGQTCVQGARVLVAASAYERFVEAFVARAGALRLGDPKDSATQIGPLVSEAQRAKAVEAVERAVEQGATVLTGGATPDDPALQRGWFYPPTVVGDISSSMDLWREEVFGPVAVVRPFVDEDDAVRLANDAQFGLAASVWTNDLGRALRVTERLDVGIVWVNDHHRIDPASPWGGFKDSGIGSENGLEAYRGYTKAQSVIMNSRPPGTDWFATSEDLRYS, encoded by the coding sequence ATGAGCACGCCCGACCTGCTGCTGCGCATCGACGGCGTCGAGCGGCCCGGCGCCGACGGCGAGACCTTCGCGGTCACCGACCCCTTCAGCGGCGAGGAGGTCGCCCGGGTCGCCGTCGCCACCCCGGCCGACGTCGACGACGCGGTCACGGCGGCTCGACGCGCCTTCGACGACCGGCGCTGGCGCGGCGTCCCGGCCCGCGAGCGCGCCCGCGTCCTCAACCGGGCCGCGGGCCTCCTGGCGGACCGGATCGACGAGCTCGCCGCGCTGGAGACCCGTCAGATCGGCCGGCCGCTGCGCGAGATGCGCGCGCAGCTGCGCCGGCTGCCCGAGTGGCTGGAGTACTTCGGCGCCGTCGCGCAGACCGCCGAGGGCACGGTCCCCGACTTCGGCGCCGACCACCTCAACGTGGTCCGCCGGGTCCCCCTGGGCGTCGCCGGGCTCATCACGCCCTGGAACCACCCGCTGCTCATCACCATGAAGAAGCTCTCGGTCGCGCTCGCGGCCGGCAACTCGGTGGTCCTCAAGCCGAGCGAGCTCGGGCCGGTCGTGCCCGCGCTGCTGGTCGGGCTGCTCGAGGACGCCGGCCTGCCCGCCGGCGTCGCGAACGTCGTGCACGGCTTCGGCGCGGTCACCGGACGGGCGCTGTCGGAGCACCCGGGCCTGGCGAAGGTCGACGTGACCGGCGGCACCGAGACGGGCCGGGCGATCGCCGCGCACGCCGGGCGCTCGCTCATCCCGGTCACCGCCGAGCTCGGCGGCAAGGCCCCGGTCGTCGTCTTCGACGACGTCGACCTGGACGCGGCCGTCGGCGGCGCCCTCTTCGCCTCCTTCGTCGCGACCGGGCAGACCTGCGTGCAGGGTGCCCGGGTGCTGGTCGCCGCGTCGGCGTACGAGCGCTTCGTCGAGGCGTTCGTCGCCCGAGCGGGCGCGCTGCGCCTCGGCGACCCGAAGGACTCGGCCACGCAGATCGGCCCGCTGGTCTCCGAGGCGCAGCGGGCCAAGGCCGTCGAGGCCGTCGAGCGGGCCGTCGAGCAGGGGGCCACCGTGCTCACCGGCGGCGCGACCCCCGACGACCCCGCCCTGCAGCGCGGCTGGTTCTACCCGCCGACCGTGGTCGGCGACATCAGCTCGTCGATGGACCTCTGGCGCGAGGAGGTCTTCGGCCCGGTCGCCGTCGTCCGTCCGTTCGTCGACGAGGACGACGCCGTCCGGCTGGCCAACGACGCGCAGTTCGGCCTCGCCGCATCGGTGTGGACGAACGACCTCGGGCGGGCCCTGCGCGTCACCGAGCGCCTCGACGTCGGCATCGTGTGGGTCAACGACCACCACCGCATCGACCCGGCGTCGCCGTGGGGAGGGTTCAAGGACAGCGGGATCGGCTCGGAGAACGGGCTCGAGGCCTACCGCGGCTACACCAAGGCGCAGAGCGTGATCATGAACTCCCGACCGCCCGGCACCGACTGGTTCGCCACGTCGGAGGACCTGCGCTACTCCTGA
- a CDS encoding amidohydrolase family protein yields MSAVPHPQPRVVDAHSHVIPPTLVEAMRTGSAPDGITLAEVDGRPWVVHRQGYRYPLLPGFHDVGAKLATMDADGVTLSVLSPAPPLFLYWVEAAEAVAAAQQVNDAVAAMVAEAPDRFAGLATLPMQDPQAAADELRRAVLELGLRGAQVGPHVEGVGLDDPSLRPVLQTAQELGVPLVLHPYYVGAATGELADFYLTNLQGNPWQTAVAASRLILSGTLDELPGLRLLLVHGGGHLPYQVGRLDHGHRVRPEAARPQQPPSAYLRRFWFDTLTHDADATRFLVDKVGDDRVVLGTDDPFDMAGGTFAEQTAAVPADAYDLARLAAGNADTLFGLQAPTGSPDESEDHA; encoded by the coding sequence GTGAGCGCCGTGCCCCACCCGCAGCCGCGGGTCGTCGACGCCCACAGCCACGTCATCCCGCCGACGCTGGTCGAGGCGATGCGGACGGGCTCGGCCCCGGACGGCATCACGCTCGCCGAGGTCGACGGCCGGCCCTGGGTCGTGCACCGCCAGGGCTACCGCTATCCCCTGCTGCCCGGGTTCCACGACGTCGGCGCCAAGCTGGCGACGATGGACGCCGACGGCGTCACGCTCAGCGTGCTCTCGCCGGCACCGCCGCTGTTCCTCTACTGGGTGGAGGCCGCGGAGGCGGTCGCCGCGGCCCAGCAGGTCAACGACGCCGTCGCGGCGATGGTCGCCGAGGCCCCCGACCGCTTCGCGGGCCTGGCCACCCTGCCGATGCAGGACCCGCAGGCCGCCGCGGACGAGCTCCGCCGCGCGGTGCTCGAGCTGGGCCTGCGCGGCGCCCAGGTCGGTCCCCACGTCGAGGGGGTCGGCCTCGACGACCCCTCGCTCCGGCCCGTCCTGCAGACGGCGCAGGAGCTCGGGGTGCCGCTCGTCCTGCACCCCTACTACGTCGGCGCCGCCACCGGCGAGCTCGCCGACTTCTACCTGACCAACCTCCAGGGCAACCCCTGGCAGACCGCGGTCGCGGCGTCGCGGCTCATCCTGTCGGGCACGCTCGACGAGCTGCCGGGCCTGCGGCTGCTCCTCGTCCACGGCGGCGGCCACCTGCCCTACCAGGTGGGCCGCCTCGACCACGGGCACCGCGTGCGCCCGGAGGCGGCGCGACCGCAGCAGCCGCCGAGCGCGTACCTGCGGCGCTTCTGGTTCGACACCCTGACCCACGACGCCGACGCGACCCGCTTCCTCGTCGACAAGGTCGGCGACGACCGGGTGGTGCTCGGCACCGACGACCCGTTCGACATGGCCGGCGGCACCTTCGCCGAGCAGACCGCCGCTGTGCCCGCGGACGCGTACGACCTGGCTCGGCTGGCCGCCGGCAACGCCGACACCCTGTTCGGCCTGCAGGCCCCGACCGGGTCGCCCGACGAGAGCGAGGACCACGCATGA
- a CDS encoding dihydroorotase produces MPDVDLLVAGGTVVSPTGRRPANVAVRDGRVVAVGQERPSASEVVDASGLLVLPGGVDTHVHLMDPGAPDREDFPSGSAAAAASGVTTVLEHTHGRPVRTPTDLRVKVGHLQGRSHVDFGLAAHAWPGDTDAVAGLWAAGVAFFKVFTCTTHGVPGHDAHALRAHLRASALVDAVSLLHCEDEALTEGAESVLRAEGRDDPGLLTEWRSLDAELVAVAVASLLVRRTGARATAAHVSNAESAGYIAAERARGARLAAEGCPQYFLLREEEVLGHGALRKFTPPARSRTDEDEAELWRLLRDGTLTHMSSDHAPSTLEQKADGDIWSVHFGLPGLDSTMAVLLDAAARGHLAYEDVARVYSEAPARQYGLWPRKGRLAPGSDADLVLVDPHARRTLRNADVLSKARWTPFDGREVTGRVLRTYVRGALVAADGAPVGERRGTFLPGAGAR; encoded by the coding sequence ATGCCCGACGTCGACCTCCTCGTGGCCGGCGGCACCGTCGTCAGCCCCACCGGGCGCCGACCGGCGAACGTCGCCGTGCGCGACGGCCGGGTCGTCGCGGTGGGCCAGGAGCGCCCCTCGGCGAGCGAGGTCGTGGACGCGTCCGGGCTGCTCGTCCTCCCCGGTGGCGTCGACACCCACGTGCACCTCATGGACCCCGGTGCCCCCGACCGGGAGGACTTCCCCTCCGGCAGCGCGGCCGCCGCGGCGTCCGGCGTGACGACGGTCCTCGAGCACACGCACGGCCGTCCCGTCCGCACGCCCACCGACCTCCGCGTCAAGGTCGGGCACCTCCAGGGCCGCTCGCACGTCGACTTCGGCCTGGCCGCGCACGCGTGGCCGGGCGACACCGACGCCGTCGCCGGGCTGTGGGCCGCCGGCGTGGCCTTCTTCAAGGTCTTCACCTGCACCACCCACGGCGTGCCCGGCCACGACGCCCACGCGCTGCGCGCCCACCTGCGCGCGAGCGCGCTCGTCGACGCGGTCAGCCTGCTGCACTGCGAGGACGAGGCGCTGACCGAGGGCGCGGAGTCCGTGCTCCGCGCCGAGGGCCGCGACGACCCGGGGCTGCTGACCGAGTGGCGCAGCCTCGACGCCGAGCTCGTGGCCGTCGCCGTCGCCTCGCTGCTCGTGCGCCGCACGGGTGCGCGTGCGACCGCGGCCCACGTGAGCAACGCCGAGTCCGCCGGCTACATCGCCGCCGAGCGGGCGCGCGGGGCCCGGCTGGCCGCCGAGGGCTGCCCGCAGTACTTCCTGCTCCGCGAGGAGGAGGTGCTGGGCCACGGCGCGCTGCGCAAGTTCACGCCGCCGGCGCGCTCGCGCACCGACGAGGACGAGGCCGAGCTGTGGCGCCTGCTGCGCGACGGCACCCTCACCCACATGTCCAGCGACCACGCGCCCTCGACGCTGGAGCAGAAGGCCGACGGCGACATCTGGTCGGTGCACTTCGGCCTGCCGGGCCTGGACAGCACGATGGCCGTCCTGCTCGACGCCGCCGCCCGCGGCCACCTGGCGTACGAGGACGTGGCCCGCGTCTACAGCGAGGCGCCCGCCCGGCAGTACGGGCTGTGGCCGCGCAAGGGCCGCCTGGCGCCCGGCTCCGACGCCGACCTCGTGCTCGTCGACCCGCACGCCCGTCGCACGCTGCGCAACGCCGACGTGCTGTCCAAGGCGCGCTGGACGCCCTTCGACGGGCGCGAGGTGACCGGGCGGGTGCTGCGGACCTACGTCCGCGGCGCCCTGGTCGCCGCCGACGGCGCCCCCGTCGGGGAGCGCCGCGGCACCTTCCTGCCCGGCGCCGGCGCGCGCTGA